The Mycolicibacterium cosmeticum DNA window CGTTTCGACCAGAGCGCGTCGCTGCGCCAGATGCAGTCGACCGTCGAGACCGCGGCCCCCGGCTCCAAATGGACGGGATCCGCGGCGAACGCGTACGGCGCCGTCAACACCGATCACGCCAAGGTGTTCGCCCAACTGGCCGTGCTGGATCAACGCCTCGGCGCGCATGTCACCGAGTCCGCACAGGTGGTGGCCAACGGCAGGCAAACCCTCGACGGCATCAAGAAATGGGTTCTCGACGCCGCGGCGCAGGTACCGCCGGGCAAGAATCGCGACCGCGATCTGGTCCCGATCGTGCGGGAGGGGCTGAGCCGGATCAGCAATGTGGTTTCGACGTCGAACACCGAGCTGAACACCATCGCCGGCAAGATCCGCGGGCTCGGGACGGAGTGGGACAAGCTTTCGACGGATCAGAAGTTCGGCGGCGGGCCGAAGGAGGGCACGGGCGACTTCAAAGGGGTCAAGGGGGACGGCGAAGCGACGACTGGCAAGGACAAGCCTCCCAGCGAGACCGGGGCCGAGGATTCTGAGGCCTTACAAAACGGGCAACTCACCCCCGAGCAGCGAGAGCGCCTGAACCAGAACACCACCTTGACCCCTGAGCAGCAGGCGGCGCTGCACAACGGGAATCTCACCCTGCCACCCGACCAGATGTCCTATCTCCAGGGCTTTTCGAGAGCATTCGGGGACAAGACGCCTGCCGAAATCAAAGCCATCATGGACAAGTCCGGAGCCGATGGCGGCCGTGTCGCAGATGTGTTCCAGCTTGCTTCGAACCCGCACATCACCACCGGACTTCCGCAGACCGAGCCGCCGTCGATCGATCGGCCTGCGAGCGGCGGCAAGTACGCGCTTCCTGATGGCGTCCAGAAGATTTTGGACGGACCTGCGATGACGCAACCGATGTCGAGCGGCGTATTCGAGGATGGACGCTGGGTCGTTCCGCCGGAACCGACAGGTCCGCTACAGCCGACGCAAGGTCTCAATGATCTCGCGAACGTGATGCAGCAGGGCAACAGCAGCTTGCAACAAGGTTCCGCTTTGGACGCTGGAATGATGGCGAAAAGCCAAGAGATGCTCGATATCTCCAACCGTCAGCCGATACCGCAGGCACCGGGGACCGGATTCGGCCCTGGCGATGACGCGCCGCGGTGGTACCACGAGAACGTCGATCCGACCTTGCAGAACATGCTCAACTCGGTGAACAAAGACGACATGGTCATCCACGACACGGTGACCGGCGCCGGCGGTGACAAGTTCCTGCATGACCTGACCAACCACCAGTGGCAGGACGACGGCCTGGCGGCTGGCGGCCTGTTCGACTGGGTGGAGCAGTCTGCCGATCAGGACTCGACGGGTCGGGCGGCCGAAACAGCCCACGCCCTCGCCGAGTTCACCAGCAACCCCGACAACCACCTGCTCAATCTCGATAGCACCAGAGGCTATGGGGCGGAGGGTCAATCACTCGGCCAAGTCAACCCAGAGCTCACCCGGGACATGGCGCGAGCATTGTCGCCGTACCTTGACGATATGGTCGGCAACAACACCGGAGGCAACAACGGACTTTTCGCGCCGCTCGATCCCGCCGATCAATCCCAGACCGAACCCGTGAAGACCCGTCATCTGATGAGTGTGCTGATGTCGGACCATCCACTGTTGGATCAACAGCCAGGATCCGGTGCGCCGAAGACCGCCAGCGAGATTCTCTTCGAGAACACCCAGCAGCACGTGAACAAGGCGTTCGAGAACGCGGCGCTGTCAGCAGCGAGCGGGAATCCGGTGAAGGACGATTTCGCCATGCAATCTGCTGGCCGTCTGCAAGCAGCGCTGAACCTCGGAAGCTATGACGAGGCTGCATCCAGGCTGCACAACGAGTTCCAGGCCCGCCATGAATCGTGGCAGCTGCGGGGGAAGCTCTTCGATCTCGCGACAACTGTGGCAGGACATGGAGGAACACCCGGCGGGCTGGCATCCGAGGCCGGCTCGATCGGAAAGGACTTCATCGTCGGCCCCGAACCCCAGGAAGGTAAGCCCCCGAATGTGACCATCCCCGGAACATTTCCGACCCAGCAGTATTTGGCACAGGTGTTGGCGAATGCGAACGCTGGGGACATGTCATTGATTGATGAGTACCTCCAGACCGGCGAACTGGTAGCACCTGACCAGTCAGGAGGCAAGGAGTACAGGGACTTTCACAACAACGTCAACGCGTACCTCGATTCGGTCGGGGTCGACCGCCCCATCGACGACCTGATGACCGCCTACTGGCGGACCTACGTTGAGGCTGCCTACGGTGCGACGTAAGCAAGCGTCCGCGATGCGCCTGTTGGCAACGCTGATGGTCGTTATCGTATTAGCCGGATGTGGCAGCCCCTCGCAAACCAGCCTGTCGCCGGTACCGAGTGCTGAGCCGGGCCGCCAGTTCCCGTATTGGCCCCCGCTACTCAATGACTTCCGGTTCCACTGGTCCGCTGAACCGGGTATCGATATCTCCACCGGACCGGCCGTGATCATCCGCGCGTACTTGGAGTCCTACGACATTGCGACGTTCACCGCCGACATCAACAACGTGTATCCCGGCTTTATGCGTGCCACGCCAGAGAACCAGACGTATCGCGAAGCGCCCGAGCTACAAGTAACGGGTATCCGCCCACTAGGAGAGGGTTACAACATCACCTCCAAAGACGCCCGCCCTCACTACGGAGCCGTTCAGTACCACCTTCTCGAGATGAACTCGACTCCTGATGGATGGGACGTAATTGGCTGCACAGGTGACTATGCGAACTTTATGGAGAGCGAGGTACATCCTGGGAAGTTCGTCTCCGTTGCAGCCTTTCAGCCCGACGCCCAACCACGCCCAGGCAGCGGCGTGCGTCCGTTTCGCATCACACTCACCCAGCTGGAAAGCGGCGGCCCGGCGCCTGTTTCGGTGCCACAGCGCGGACCTGCCCCGGCACCCAATCAAGACTTGTTCGCTAACTGGTTCATTACCGGAGCCAGCTTCGGGGGATGGGGACCGAAGAATGCGCCCGAACCGCTTCGCTGGCCGCCGACTTCGCTTCAGCAGCGTTGCAGCCAGGTCATGCCCCAGAACGAAAGCGAGAGACTTGCCATCATCACAGGCTTCAAGGACAACCCTCCGCCGCATAACGACGCGGTCCCTGGTTGGCCACTGGATGCCAGCTGAACAAATCGCCTTGAGCTACATCTAGTTCGCCGTGGTTCATCACCAGCTCTGACCGCTGAGATTCCAGTAGGCAGCTGACAGCACCAGCGTTGTGAGTTCGACCCGCTGATACCGCACAAATAAGGATGATCAGTTTGCTTACGACGACGAGGCAGAAATGCCTGTTGGCCTTAGCAATTGCGCTCACGGTGACGATCGCCGGTTGCGGGGCGGTTTACGGTGCGACCTGAGCGATGGAGCCAGACGATACGGTCGATAGCGTCCTTTGTCGCCGTGGCACTGCTTTCGGCGTGCGCCACGACCTCTCAATCCGGGCCTGTATCGACGACAGAGACAGCACCAACGCGTTCATACCCCAACTGGCCCAAGCTGGTTGATGACTTTCGGTTTCAATGGTCAGCCGAGCCCGGCATCGATCTCACGGAAGGACCTGGCGTAGTCGTCCGCGCCTACGTCGAGTCCTACAACATCGCGATCTTCACAGCCGATAGCAACAACGTCTACCCCGGCTTCATGAGAGCGACCCCTGCGAACCAAACGTATCGCGAGGCTACGGCTCTACAACTGACGGGCATTCGGCCACTTGGCGAAGGGTATTCCGTTACTCCACGGGACGCTCGACCGCACTACGGATCCATGCAGTTCCATCTGCTCGAGATCACGCCTGCCGCCGATGGATTGGAAGTTCTAGCCTGTATCGGCGACTACGCCAACTTCATGAGAAGCGACGTTGAGCCGGGAAAGTTCATCTCGGTCGCAGCTATTCAGTCGAACGCCACACCCCGCCCAGACACTGGGGTTCGACCGCTTCGGATCACATTGACCCAGCACGATCCGAGAGTTGGATCGAATGCCCCTGCACCGGTTTCCGCACCTCAAGAAGGACCGGCTCCCGCCCCAGACCAAGATGTGTTCGGCAATTGGTTCATCACTGGAGCCAGCTTCGGTGGATGGGGCCCCAAAGACGCGCCGGAGCCTACGCGCTGGCCACCTGCCTCGCTTATGCAACGATGCAGTCAAGCGATGCCTCAAAACGAAGCCGAACGGCTGTCCATGATCGCCGGGTTCAAAGACAAGCCCCCTCCGCACGGTGACGCCGTGCCGGGTTGGCCGCTGAATCCGAAATAACTGGCACTGCAGCACTCGTCAGGCCTGCGTATGCAGCACGCTCACCGCCGTCCTGCCACGCAAGGAGCGGTGAATATCCGTCACTGCCTCGGTGCCGTCGCCCATAGAATGAGCTGCGAACCGAACGGGGGCCGACGACGATGACCGATCCGCTTCATGTCCAGACAGACGGGGTGCTGAACTACTCGCAACTGCATTCCGATGTCGCGGCCGGACTGTCCGGTCTTGCCGGTGTGGACGGATCGGGTGTCGAGACCAGCCATGGCGTCATCGCCTCGGCCGTGAACACCGCGTTGTCGGGAGTCCTGACCGGCCGGCAGAACACGCTCGGCGTCACGTCGACGGCGGCGAGCACCATCTCTGAGCTCTTGCAGAAGGCCGCGCAGGCGTATGCGGCTGGTGATCAGCAGGGAGCTGAACGACTCAAGGCCGCTGCTGATGTTCTCGAAGGCAAGGATGCACCGGGGCGTGGGGCAGGCTCTGCTGTTGGCGGCGCGCCGGCTTCGGGTGGTGGAGCCGGCGGGGACATGGCCGGCCAGATGGGGCAGGTGCTGGGCCAGGTGGGACAGCAGGTCGGCCAGATGGCTCAGTCGATCACCCAACCACTGCAGGGATTAGCCCAGGGGTTGCAGCAGATTCCGCAGCAGATCATGCAAGGTGTGCAGCAAGCGGCGCAGTCGGCGTCGGGTATCGGAGGCCAATCCGAGGTCAAGAGTGCCCAGATCGAGAAGGACGACCGCCGCGCCGAGGAGAAAGCCGAGGACAAGGACAAGCACGGCACCGAGGAAAAGGAGCAGGAGGCCCGAGCCGAAGCAGGACCCACGTCGCCGGCCGAGCGTGCACCGGTGGAGCCCCCCGCTCCTCGCCAGCGTCCGGCACCGACCCATCCGCAAGCGGATTGAACCTTCGATGCCGTTCTGGCAGCGCGCGTCGGGCCGACCGTAGGTCCGCTACGTCGGCTGACCTGTCACCTGGACTCTTCCCAGCAAACCAGCGGAGCTTTTCGTCGGGGTTGACGCGTATCGACTCCTCCGGCCTTTGCGCTGCGCAAAGCCCGGAATGTTCTGCATCAACGGCCTCTGCAGGTTGGGTAGTGTCTTAGCTGAGGTATGCGGAGGGGATTGTCGATGCTGGTTGAGCCCATGGGCCCAGACCGAGCCGCGGGGGTTTCGGGGGTCCGCGCCACGTCCGTTGAGGCGGGTCGTCATGGCGCCTGAGACGCTGAAGGTTGATACAACGGCGTTGTCTCAGGCGGGCGACAACTTCTTGACGGCGTCGCAGGGCATCCCCCAGCCGCCCACCGGTTACACGCCCAGCGGCTCGGATCCGTTGTCCATGGCGATCGCGGCGGTGGCGCCGCAGTTCCTCGCGCCGATCGCGGTCGGCTTGCCGGTGCTGAAGGCGCAGACCGCCCAGTTCGCGCAGAACATCAAGACCGTCGCCGAGCGCTATGCGGCCACCGATGCGCAGTCACACGCCAAGCTGTCGGGTCAGATGGGTGGCGGCTCGGGTGGTGGTGGCGGCGGAAGCGCCGGGTCACCCGCCTCGGGTGTGGCTGCGGGTGTGGGTGGGCCGGCCGCTGGTGCGGCGCAGGGCGCGGGCCAGCTCGGCCAGATGTTGCAGATGCCGATGCAGATGGCCAGCCAGGCGGCGCAGATTCCCCAGCAGGTGATGGGCATGGCGGGATCGCTGCCGCAGGCCGCGATGCAGGGTGCACAGCAGGTCGCCGAGCAGGTGAGCCAGGTTGCCGGCAAGGCCGGCGGCCCCGAGAAGCCCGACGGAAAGCCCGAGGAGGCGCATGACCGGGAAGGCAAGCACCGGCGGGAGGAGTCGCCGGAGGAGTCGGCGGAGCCGAATGCCGGCGCTGCACCCGCGGTGCCGAATGCCGAGCGCGTTCCCGACCAGGTTTCGGGGGATGCCCACCGTCATGCATCGTCACGTCAATCACCGGAGAATGTGTTGTGACTCAGCCTCCCCCGCCGCCCAACGGTTCCTGGAATCCCGGACCCGGTGGCTGGCCGCAGGGCTATCCCGGCGGACAACCCGGCCCGCAATGGAATCCGCAGCAGGGCTGGCCGCAGACACCGCCGCCGCAGAAGCGCGGATTCGCGAAGTGGATCATCGGCGGGGTCGCGCTGGTCGGTGTCATCGCCGTGACGGCGGTCGTCGCGGTGTCATGCACGAAAAGCAGTGGCGGGAGCGATAAACCGACCGCGGCACCGACGACGAGCGGTGCATCGACATCGGATTTTGCGAGTGCGAATGACACCGGGCCGGTATCGGTGATCACCGAGGATCCGTCGTGTGCGCCGTGGATGCCGATTTTGACGACGTTCGCAAACAGCACCGATGAAGGCTGGAAGCAACGAGATCCGTCCATACCCGCTGATTTGTGGAGCACCGAGCTACGCAGCCAGTACCAGTCAGCCGCACAGGCGATGCGCACCGCGGCGGATCAGACGGTGCCGTTAACAAAATTGACCAACCACCGAGTGATGCGCGAGCTCTACGAACAGTTCATCGCTTACGCACGTGCCTACGCGGATCGCATCAGGGGCTACACGCCGCAAGACGACAGATTGGCCGTGACTGCGGTAACCACGACCGAGGTCCTGAGCAATATCTGCCAGGCCATCACGTACGGTTCAGCTGCTGCTCGTGCGCCTTTGACTACACCAGCGCAACCGCCCACAAGCATCGCACCAGTCGGGAACCCAAACGATCCCCAGAGATTTCTGATCGGGTCAGAAACACAATGCAAGGCTTGGTCCGATGCCATGGATGCATATTCTGCGAACACGGCAATTAATGCTTGGCTTAAGATCGATCCAAATATCCCGGCCAGCCAGTTGACACCCGAACAAAAAGCGCAGACTGATGCCGCTGTTCCTGTCCTGCAATCATTCGCAGAACAATTGGCGGACATCGGTTCGCAAAGCGAGAACCCGACTTTTCAAGATTTCGCGATTCTTGCGTCACAATATAAATTAGCCTACATAAGCGCGATTCCTACACTGGTGCCGTCAGACAACTACCTCTACGACGCCGGCCGGTACATCCCAGGGGTTATTCGTGGCGCTTGCGAATCATCGGGATCATAACCGATGGGAATAGGCAAGCCTGGCGGGCCATACTCTGACAGACTTTTAGAGCCAGGGGGGTGGCCAAACGTCGACGAGGATCAACTGTATTTAGTTGCGACGCATCTAATTCAGACGTTGCAAGATTTAACCTTTGACGGTGCAGATCCTTGGAATAAGCAACGCGGTGAAACATTCGACACCGGAGCTTGGACGGGAGGGGCGTCTACAGCGGCGAATACCAAGTGCGGTGAACAGGCCTCCAACTTCAACAGGCAGCAGGAGAACCTAGTTAAAGCGGTGAGTTGGCATAACCACGTCGCGGACATGGTTGCCGATGCGAAGGAGAAGATCACAGAAAACGTCCACGAAGCACAACGCCTTATCGACGAGATAGAAAAGCAGGCGAAGTCAAGCGACCCTGAGGCGCGCGAAGCCGCTATCGAAAACGTTTTAAACACCTTTCACGTTCTCAACACATCAGTCGTGGCTGCGACAAGTGCCCAAGTGCCGACCGTCTCCAACTGGAATCCTTCGCCCGATTCGCTAGACAAACTACTCAGCCAAAAGCTGCCTCCACGCGAGCCAATTCACGCTCCAACAACGCAGAACAACTCTCCCCCAAGCTCGGCCGCCAGCGGACCCGGTGCACCGAATGGCAAGGGTGATAACGCAAATCTCTCGGCGCCAACTGCACCCCAAACCGCCCCAACGCCGCCGCACTTTCTGGCCGATCCTGACGGAGGGAAGGGTGAGGCAACCGAAGTCGCGACACCCACCGCTCCGCAGCCCGCTCCGGCGACTCAAGTCGGTCCGTCGAATTCGAACCCACCGGTATCAAAGGGCAGCGATTCCCAGTTGAGCGCACCCGCAGCCCCACGCCCCCCTACGCCGCATACCCCGAGTGCGGCCACGCCAGCATCACCTGTCTCGACCCCGAGTACGCCGCCCGGACCACCACAAACGACAGTGCCGAGTCCGTCCCTCGGAGGCGGCAGCAGCAGCCCAGGCTCCCCCGCTGCCGGCGGCGGTTCCCCGTCACCACTCTCCTCATCGAGCGGGACGGGTGCGCCCGGTCAATCCGGCGCCCAAACGGGACAAGGCGGCCCAGGAACCCAAGGCGCCCAAGGTTCGCAAGGTGCATCGGCGACCAAGCCCGATCCCCTCAATGGCGCAGCGGGTCCCAAGACGCCCGGTATGCAGGCACCGGTGCAGCCGCCGCCCGCCCCACTGAGTAACGCAACACCGGCCACACCCCTGTCCGCGCCGGCGGCACCGATCGAGCAGGCCGCCGCCAGCTCACCGACGACACCGGCGGCGGCCCACCCGGCCGTCCCGACCGGCGGAGGTGGCCCCGCCGCTCCCCCGGCCGCGCCGACGTCGGCACCCGCGTCACCGCCGCCGCCCATGCCGCTGGGGCCGCCGTCGACCCCGCCGCCCGCTGCGCCGGTGCCGCCGTCGGCCGGAACTCTGGGGCCCGGCGTCGCACCCGCGGCGAGTTCCAGCGCGCAATCCGGAGGCGCTGCCGCGGCACCCATCCCGGTGTCGGCCGCACGAGCCGAACGCGATCTGATGGCCACGTCGGCGGCAGCCGGCGCGCTGAAGCGTCAGACGGGTGGCAACGATCCGCTGAGTGTCGCGCGCCGCATCGCCGCCGCACTGAACGCACCGGACATGGCGCGGCCGAACGACATCGGGTTCTTCTGGCTGGTGGCGCTCACTGCCGCCGACACGATCGTCGTCGCCAACAGTTACGGCATCGCCTACCTCCCCGACGGCGTCAGCCTGCCGGAACAGGTCAAACTGGCCAGCGCCGACAGTTCCATCCCCGCCGGCGAACGGGCCCGTTGGGCCACCTATCCTGTTGCGGCCCTGACAGGCTGGGCGCAGGCACACGACACGACGCTGCGCGCGGTCATCGGCGCCAAGGCGCATCTGGAGGGTATCGATCCCGGCGCACACAAGGTGCTCCTGGAAGACGATGACATCCCGTCGACGGGCAAGATGACCGGCCGCAGCCGACTGGAGATCAGCTTTCCCGACGCCGCAGCCAAACTGGCGGCGGTCAAGGACCCCGACCTCGTCGCGCAGTTGCCGCCCGCCGGGGCAGACAACACACCGCCGGCCAACGACTCGTTCACCCTGTGGTTCGACGTCATGCAACCGCTGATGAGCGCGGCTTCCGGCCGCGAGGTCGCGCACCTGGCCGCCTTCGTGCGCTATGCCGCCCACGCCGCCGACCTCGCGCTCTACCGCGCCCACACCGCCCTGGAGATCGCCGACCAGCGCGCAGCCGTCGCCGACTGGTTGTACTGGCTGCACCAATACGACCTGCTCACCGAGGCCGAGGCCGCCGTCACGGCGACGACGTGAGCTCACCCCGCTCCAACACCAACCGGCGTTGCACCCCGATGTTGGCCAGGAATCGCTCGTCGTGGCTAACCACCATGAAGGCACCGCGATAGGCGTTCAACGCCTCCTCCAACTGGCCGATGCTGACCAGGTCGAGGTTGTTGGTGGGCTCGTCGAGCAGCAACAGCTGCGGCGCGGGCTCGGCGAACAGCACGCACGCCAGCGTTGCCCGCAACCGCTCACCCCCGGACAACGCACTCACCGGCAGATCGACCATGTCACCGCGAAACAGGAACTGCGCCAACAGGTGCCGTCGCCTCGTCACCGACAGAGCCGGCGCGAACACCTCCAATGACTGCAGAACGGTCAGCGATGGCTCCAGCAGATCCAGCCGCTGCGACAGATACGCCACGGGAACTTGAGCGCCGGCCACCACGAGTCGCAGCAGCGTCGACTTGCCGGCGCCGTTGGGTCCGGTCAACGCGATCCGCTCGGGACCCCGGATATCCAGATCGACCGCGTCGAATGCCGACGAACATAAGCCGTTGGCGGAGAACAACACCCGCCCCGCCGGGACTTCGGTCGCCGGCAGGTCCAGCGCCAGCACATCATCGTCGCGCAAAGCTCGTTCGGCCTCATCGAGCCGTGCCCGCGCGTCATCGACCCGACGGCTGTGCATATCGTCGGCCCGGCCGGCCGATTCCTCCGCACTCCGCTTGCGGGCCCCGGCAAGAATTTTCGGCAATCCGGCGTCCTTGATATTGCGGGCCGCGTTGGATGCCCGCCGGTCGGCCCGCTCGCGTGCCTCCTGCATCTGCCGCTTCTCGCGTTTCAGTTGCTGCTCGGCGTTGCGGACATTGCCTTCGGCCACGCGCTGGGCGGCTTGCACCGACTCCTCGTACGCCGAGAAGCCGCCACCGAACATCGACACCTCACCGGCACGCAGCTCGGCGATCGCATCCATCCGGTCCAACAGCGCGCGATCGTGACTGACCACCAGCAGCGTGCCGCGGAACCCCGCCAGCGTCGTGTAAAGCCGTTGACGCGCCGCGGAATCCAGGTTGTTGGTCGGTTCGTCGAGCAGCAGCACATCCGGCCG harbors:
- a CDS encoding TPR repeat region-containing protein, translated to MSVLDAFLSTWSKARETFGTGTPQSGERFDQSASLRQMQSTVETAAPGSKWTGSAANAYGAVNTDHAKVFAQLAVLDQRLGAHVTESAQVVANGRQTLDGIKKWVLDAAAQVPPGKNRDRDLVPIVREGLSRISNVVSTSNTELNTIAGKIRGLGTEWDKLSTDQKFGGGPKEGTGDFKGVKGDGEATTGKDKPPSETGAEDSEALQNGQLTPEQRERLNQNTTLTPEQQAALHNGNLTLPPDQMSYLQGFSRAFGDKTPAEIKAIMDKSGADGGRVADVFQLASNPHITTGLPQTEPPSIDRPASGGKYALPDGVQKILDGPAMTQPMSSGVFEDGRWVVPPEPTGPLQPTQGLNDLANVMQQGNSSLQQGSALDAGMMAKSQEMLDISNRQPIPQAPGTGFGPGDDAPRWYHENVDPTLQNMLNSVNKDDMVIHDTVTGAGGDKFLHDLTNHQWQDDGLAAGGLFDWVEQSADQDSTGRAAETAHALAEFTSNPDNHLLNLDSTRGYGAEGQSLGQVNPELTRDMARALSPYLDDMVGNNTGGNNGLFAPLDPADQSQTEPVKTRHLMSVLMSDHPLLDQQPGSGAPKTASEILFENTQQHVNKAFENAALSAASGNPVKDDFAMQSAGRLQAALNLGSYDEAASRLHNEFQARHESWQLRGKLFDLATTVAGHGGTPGGLASEAGSIGKDFIVGPEPQEGKPPNVTIPGTFPTQQYLAQVLANANAGDMSLIDEYLQTGELVAPDQSGGKEYRDFHNNVNAYLDSVGVDRPIDDLMTAYWRTYVEAAYGAT
- a CDS encoding type VII secretion target — its product is MTDPLHVQTDGVLNYSQLHSDVAAGLSGLAGVDGSGVETSHGVIASAVNTALSGVLTGRQNTLGVTSTAASTISELLQKAAQAYAAGDQQGAERLKAAADVLEGKDAPGRGAGSAVGGAPASGGGAGGDMAGQMGQVLGQVGQQVGQMAQSITQPLQGLAQGLQQIPQQIMQGVQQAAQSASGIGGQSEVKSAQIEKDDRRAEEKAEDKDKHGTEEKEQEARAEAGPTSPAERAPVEPPAPRQRPAPTHPQAD
- a CDS encoding PE domain-containing protein; translated protein: MAPETLKVDTTALSQAGDNFLTASQGIPQPPTGYTPSGSDPLSMAIAAVAPQFLAPIAVGLPVLKAQTAQFAQNIKTVAERYAATDAQSHAKLSGQMGGGSGGGGGGSAGSPASGVAAGVGGPAAGAAQGAGQLGQMLQMPMQMASQAAQIPQQVMGMAGSLPQAAMQGAQQVAEQVSQVAGKAGGPEKPDGKPEEAHDREGKHRREESPEESAEPNAGAAPAVPNAERVPDQVSGDAHRHASSRQSPENVL
- a CDS encoding Vmc-like lipoprotein signal peptide domain-containing protein encodes the protein MTQPPPPPNGSWNPGPGGWPQGYPGGQPGPQWNPQQGWPQTPPPQKRGFAKWIIGGVALVGVIAVTAVVAVSCTKSSGGSDKPTAAPTTSGASTSDFASANDTGPVSVITEDPSCAPWMPILTTFANSTDEGWKQRDPSIPADLWSTELRSQYQSAAQAMRTAADQTVPLTKLTNHRVMRELYEQFIAYARAYADRIRGYTPQDDRLAVTAVTTTEVLSNICQAITYGSAAARAPLTTPAQPPTSIAPVGNPNDPQRFLIGSETQCKAWSDAMDAYSANTAINAWLKIDPNIPASQLTPEQKAQTDAAVPVLQSFAEQLADIGSQSENPTFQDFAILASQYKLAYISAIPTLVPSDNYLYDAGRYIPGVIRGACESSGS
- a CDS encoding secretion protein EccK — protein: MQAPVQPPPAPLSNATPATPLSAPAAPIEQAAASSPTTPAAAHPAVPTGGGGPAAPPAAPTSAPASPPPPMPLGPPSTPPPAAPVPPSAGTLGPGVAPAASSSAQSGGAAAAPIPVSAARAERDLMATSAAAGALKRQTGGNDPLSVARRIAAALNAPDMARPNDIGFFWLVALTAADTIVVANSYGIAYLPDGVSLPEQVKLASADSSIPAGERARWATYPVAALTGWAQAHDTTLRAVIGAKAHLEGIDPGAHKVLLEDDDIPSTGKMTGRSRLEISFPDAAAKLAAVKDPDLVAQLPPAGADNTPPANDSFTLWFDVMQPLMSAASGREVAHLAAFVRYAAHAADLALYRAHTALEIADQRAAVADWLYWLHQYDLLTEAEAAVTATT
- a CDS encoding ABC-F family ATP-binding cassette domain-containing protein; this translates as MSIVCSHLSFAWPDDTPVFTDLSFAVGEGRTGLVAPNGAGKSTLLRLIAGVLSPTSGTVKVDGVVGYLPQELPFLSDQTVADVLGVTPILAALDALAAGDASEEVFAAIGDDWDIEERLRAQLGDIEFDRRLSSLSGGQVVSLGLTAQLLKRPDVLLLDEPTNNLDSAARQRLYTTLAGFRGTLLVVSHDRALLDRMDAIAELRAGEVSMFGGGFSAYEESVQAAQRVAEGNVRNAEQQLKREKRQMQEARERADRRASNAARNIKDAGLPKILAGARKRSAEESAGRADDMHSRRVDDARARLDEAERALRDDDVLALDLPATEVPAGRVLFSANGLCSSAFDAVDLDIRGPERIALTGPNGAGKSTLLRLVVAGAQVPVAYLSQRLDLLEPSLTVLQSLEVFAPALSVTRRRHLLAQFLFRGDMVDLPVSALSGGERLRATLACVLFAEPAPQLLLLDEPTNNLDLVSIGQLEEALNAYRGAFMVVSHDERFLANIGVQRRLVLERGELTSSP